The Stratiformator vulcanicus genome has a segment encoding these proteins:
- a CDS encoding helix-turn-helix domain-containing protein, whose protein sequence is MLDEVLIRLDRIETALAAIAEQKATKEFYTTAEVAEIVGRAEFTVREWCRLGRIDAVKQTSGIGRQREWRISHEELDRIRNHGPRPLVARHTKCG, encoded by the coding sequence ATGCTCGATGAAGTTTTAATCCGTCTCGATCGCATTGAGACGGCACTGGCCGCGATCGCCGAACAGAAGGCGACCAAGGAGTTCTATACGACCGCCGAGGTGGCCGAGATCGTCGGCCGCGCCGAATTTACCGTCCGCGAGTGGTGCCGGCTGGGGCGGATCGACGCCGTCAAGCAGACCTCCGGCATCGGCCGGCAGCGTGAGTGGCGGATCAGCCACGAGGAACTGGATCGCATCCGCAACCACGGGCCGCGGCCGCTCGTCGCCCGTCACACCAAGTGTGGATGA
- a CDS encoding tyrosine-type recombinase/integrase: MASLENRTGYYNVVFRFGGRKFTRSLGTDDEREADRMRANLEQTIRDVKSGRLTVPEDAEIATFLLSDGKLTQAPKVIDEEEPDVPAAPALVEVFGQFFDSLPDGALEDSTIATMKTHRQNLLRILGPDEIIAEHIDLNTLDRYVRSRSREKGQRGRNIGTVTIQKEIATLRRVWRWARKRGILPNDFPDVGDIQMPKSSEKPAFQTYDEITRQIKTGGLSEAEQRELWDSLYLRTTEIDKLLDHVRANARQAFLYPMVVAAAHTGARRSELMRSQVSDIREDSLIIREKKRRKGRQSTRRVPHSSRLRKALDEWLEQHPGGSHTFGITSESEAEPIRPLTPEQAHDAFQLVLKQSRWKVIRGWHCLRHSFISNLASQGVDQRLIDEFVGHTSEEMRRRYRHLLPEVKEAAIRGVFD, encoded by the coding sequence ATGGCATCGCTGGAGAACCGCACCGGCTACTACAACGTCGTCTTCCGCTTCGGCGGCCGCAAATTCACGCGGTCGCTCGGCACCGACGACGAACGTGAGGCGGACCGGATGCGGGCTAATCTGGAGCAGACGATCCGTGACGTGAAGAGCGGTCGCCTGACAGTTCCCGAAGACGCCGAGATCGCGACGTTTCTGCTATCTGATGGGAAGCTGACGCAGGCTCCGAAAGTCATCGACGAGGAAGAGCCGGATGTCCCTGCCGCACCAGCCTTGGTCGAGGTCTTCGGCCAGTTCTTCGACTCGTTGCCGGACGGGGCGCTGGAAGACTCCACGATCGCCACCATGAAAACCCACCGGCAGAATCTACTGCGGATTCTCGGCCCTGATGAGATCATCGCTGAGCACATCGACCTCAACACACTCGACCGCTACGTCCGCAGTCGGAGTCGGGAGAAAGGGCAGCGTGGCCGGAATATCGGGACCGTCACGATTCAGAAGGAGATCGCGACCCTGCGTCGCGTATGGCGGTGGGCGCGGAAACGAGGAATCCTGCCAAATGATTTCCCGGACGTGGGCGACATCCAGATGCCCAAGTCATCGGAGAAACCGGCGTTTCAGACGTATGACGAAATCACGCGGCAGATTAAGACCGGTGGGCTGTCCGAGGCCGAGCAGCGGGAATTGTGGGATTCGCTCTATCTGCGAACGACAGAGATCGACAAATTGCTCGACCACGTTCGCGCGAATGCACGTCAGGCTTTCCTCTACCCGATGGTCGTGGCCGCGGCCCACACCGGGGCGAGGCGGAGCGAACTGATGCGGTCGCAGGTTTCGGACATCCGCGAGGATTCTCTGATCATCCGCGAGAAGAAACGCAGAAAGGGCCGACAGTCGACTCGGCGAGTCCCGCACTCAAGCCGATTGCGTAAGGCACTGGATGAATGGTTGGAGCAACATCCGGGCGGTTCACATACTTTTGGGATCACGAGTGAAAGCGAGGCCGAGCCGATTCGACCGCTCACTCCGGAGCAGGCGCACGATGCATTTCAACTTGTCCTGAAGCAAAGCCGCTGGAAGGTGATCCGGGGCTGGCACTGCCTCCGGCACTCGTTTATCAGCAACCTCGCGTCGCAGGGCGTCGACCAACGCTTGATCGACGAATTCGTTGGCCACACGAGCGAAGAGATGCGGAGACGTTACCGGCACCTACTGCCCGAGGTGAAGGAGGCCGCGATTCGCGGTGTGTTCGATTGA
- a CDS encoding replication-relaxation family protein: MVLQERDIEVLAALARYFLLNSRQIREHCFPDDSSGRITRRRLSKMTRDGYVRKRALQVVGPADGAASPVYHLTSTGREFLAGHFDDEMLLAKPVEPSQPQHLFHYVAVAETHRLFDRATKSQEGEVQLTRWVHEDEYLNPEETDRKKRRMLRTDFDGPRKVFCIPDAAFVISYHDQHAVIYLEQDRDTFFHDRVAARKSPGYRLLSEREGHRRHFPETTLAFFFVLFVAPSRKRADQLRRAFAKKNAEHDVRRVYRFAAFDELNETNLFFEPLLGCCHHDDRVPLIKRVGEEAAP; the protein is encoded by the coding sequence ATGGTGTTACAGGAACGTGACATCGAAGTGCTCGCCGCGTTAGCGCGGTACTTCCTCCTCAATTCGCGGCAGATTCGCGAACACTGTTTCCCGGACGACAGCAGCGGTCGGATCACGCGCCGTCGACTATCGAAGATGACGCGCGACGGCTATGTCCGTAAACGCGCCCTGCAGGTCGTCGGCCCGGCGGACGGTGCGGCCAGCCCGGTCTATCACCTGACGTCGACCGGCCGCGAGTTTCTGGCCGGCCACTTCGACGATGAAATGCTCCTGGCGAAACCGGTCGAGCCATCGCAGCCGCAGCACCTGTTTCACTACGTTGCCGTCGCCGAGACGCACCGCCTTTTCGATCGCGCTACCAAATCCCAGGAGGGTGAAGTGCAGCTCACGCGATGGGTTCACGAAGACGAATATCTGAATCCCGAGGAGACGGACCGTAAGAAGCGCCGGATGCTGCGGACCGACTTCGACGGACCGCGGAAGGTTTTCTGCATTCCCGATGCGGCCTTCGTGATCTCCTATCATGACCAGCACGCGGTCATCTATCTGGAGCAGGATCGTGACACGTTCTTTCACGATCGCGTCGCCGCCCGCAAGAGCCCCGGCTATCGACTGCTGTCGGAGCGGGAAGGGCACCGGAGGCACTTTCCGGAGACGACGCTGGCATTCTTCTTCGTGTTGTTCGTCGCGCCCTCACGAAAGAGAGCCGATCAACTCCGTCGAGCCTTCGCCAAAAAGAATGCCGAACACGATGTCCGCCGCGTCTATCGATTCGCGGCCTTCGACGAACTGAATGAAACGAATCTGTTCTTCGAGCCGCTGCTCGGCTGCTGCCACCACGACGACCGGGTTCCGCTGATTAAGCGGGTCGGTGAGGAGGCGGCACCGTGA
- a CDS encoding sigma-54-dependent transcriptional regulator, translated as MDEEFHILIVDDEPNIRSGLAKGLAKEASRIETAGTVNEALDKFDAGRFQLVIADVRLPGDRDGLELVLLVQQRKPGTTAIVITAHGTVETAVDAMRRGAFDFITKPVDLNLIRQQVAKAREHYQLQTENRQLKEKLAEVGEVSGIVGNCRALKEVLTQVRQVADTDATVLIQGESGTGKELIARAIHDLSTRSTGTFVAVNLGALPESLLESELFGHEKGSFTGASRRKPGCFALAKSGTLFLDEITEIPAKSQVDLLRVLETGQFALVGGEETLESDARIVSATNRDVQQLVEDGAFREDLFYRLNIVPIEVPPLRQRRDDIPLLASHFLSHFCSRHRREEKKIDSDAMNVLIAASWPGNIRQLRNVIERLVVTVAGDAITPTDLPSDLKSATASESTEFLSLAEVTEAAEKTAIQSALAANDCHREQTAKALGVSVRTLHYKMNRYGLH; from the coding sequence ATGGATGAAGAATTTCACATTCTGATCGTTGATGACGAACCCAATATTCGTTCGGGGCTGGCTAAAGGCTTGGCAAAAGAAGCGAGCCGAATTGAAACCGCTGGAACTGTCAACGAAGCGTTAGACAAGTTCGATGCCGGTCGTTTTCAACTTGTCATCGCCGATGTGAGGCTCCCCGGAGACCGAGATGGGTTAGAGCTGGTGTTACTCGTCCAGCAACGCAAACCCGGCACAACAGCCATTGTCATTACGGCTCACGGGACAGTTGAAACAGCCGTCGATGCAATGCGACGCGGTGCGTTCGACTTCATTACCAAGCCCGTCGACCTGAATCTGATCCGTCAGCAAGTCGCTAAAGCACGGGAACACTATCAACTGCAAACAGAGAATCGGCAACTCAAGGAAAAACTTGCCGAAGTCGGCGAAGTCTCCGGAATTGTTGGCAACTGCCGAGCCCTCAAGGAAGTGCTGACTCAGGTTCGGCAGGTTGCAGACACGGACGCGACCGTCCTGATTCAGGGCGAGAGCGGAACTGGAAAGGAACTCATCGCCCGAGCGATTCACGACCTGAGTACGCGTTCGACAGGCACGTTTGTCGCAGTGAATCTCGGGGCACTCCCTGAATCACTTCTTGAAAGCGAACTGTTCGGTCACGAGAAGGGTTCGTTCACTGGTGCATCACGACGAAAGCCGGGTTGTTTTGCACTCGCGAAATCCGGCACACTGTTCCTCGACGAGATCACTGAGATTCCCGCCAAGAGTCAGGTCGATCTATTACGAGTCTTGGAGACCGGCCAGTTCGCCCTTGTCGGTGGCGAGGAAACTCTTGAATCCGATGCTCGTATCGTGTCCGCAACCAATCGTGACGTCCAGCAACTCGTTGAGGACGGCGCTTTCCGCGAAGACCTTTTCTATCGGCTAAACATCGTCCCAATCGAAGTACCGCCACTGCGACAACGTCGCGACGATATCCCACTTCTCGCCAGTCACTTCCTGAGCCACTTTTGTTCCCGCCATCGCCGCGAGGAAAAGAAGATTGATTCCGATGCCATGAACGTCCTTATTGCAGCAAGCTGGCCCGGCAACATCCGTCAGCTCCGCAACGTCATCGAACGACTGGTCGTCACCGTGGCGGGCGACGCAATCACACCCACTGATCTTCCCAGCGACCTCAAGTCAGCCACCGCATCCGAGTCGACCGAATTCCTCTCTCTCGCTGAAGTCACAGAAGCCGCCGAGAAAACCGCCATCCAATCCGCACTCGCCGCCAACGACTGCCACCGAGAACAGACCGCAAAAGCCCTCGGCGTCAGTGTAAGAACTCTTCACTACAAGATGAATCGGTACGGACTGCACTAA
- a CDS encoding type II toxin-antitoxin system VapC family toxin, which translates to MSEALLDTDILSEVLKQKDDSVVAMASLYLQEHGRFSISSITRYEILRGLKHKGATRQVRKFEEFCRHSVVHAVTDEILDRTADLWVLGERGGRPHRDADLIIAATALEHDRVLVTGNTPHFEWIPNLSLENWRAV; encoded by the coding sequence ATGTCGGAAGCCCTGCTCGACACCGACATCCTTTCGGAAGTCCTGAAGCAGAAGGACGACTCCGTCGTAGCCATGGCCTCGCTCTACCTGCAGGAGCATGGCCGCTTTTCAATTTCGTCGATTACCCGCTACGAGATTCTTCGCGGCCTGAAACACAAGGGTGCAACCCGCCAAGTACGGAAGTTCGAGGAGTTCTGTCGTCACTCCGTCGTGCATGCCGTGACCGACGAAATTCTCGACCGCACGGCGGACTTGTGGGTCCTCGGGGAGCGAGGCGGTCGTCCGCATCGGGACGCGGACCTGATCATCGCGGCCACGGCCTTGGAGCACGATCGGGTGCTGGTTACGGGAAACACTCCGCACTTCGAGTGGATTCCAAACTTGTCACTTGAGAATTGGCGGGCTGTTTGA
- a CDS encoding type IV secretory system conjugative DNA transfer family protein: MLTSPTGNTRGPLHAEPLLRTLHQQCRAGEPAELVLLSREGTANLAADLPRHSYRLIADEFRDAYPGMAVKPDQREPTGDGIAWSTELHLRPDIMSLRLPSEFTDIGRERSWTDPLAGVFASLRSGRSGRMECESRLLIRPARKSRVREAERIAIRADRMKSLPLRRFFLQASTIRIGAVRLLVRLLHWPQAFGPSRADDLPAKFREPLFECRLRITVTAPPDAEKVTRRKLADITAAYGRFTDAETAFVSSRVRQGNQPQRGRGFLLGVSEVAILWHPLTESADGVSRVERPDFREVEPAVSLGQSRPSTDTTVLGRVLFREQRNQFGINIDDFRRHLIAVGKTGCGKSTFLLSVVRQQMEAGRGVVLIDPHGQLAEAVLDVVPRSRTNDVVYFDASDRKYPVGFNPLLGPSGTDPTLVADGVLTAFKQVFGLREETAPRLLHIFRNCLLALVGTPEASLDAVGRLLVDSNFRRSVTGRVTNEAVRQFWSGEFGRWSERDRTQYIASLQNKLGAFTTNERLRAILNPAGEGIKLREVIDDSKILICNLSKGTVGHDASTLLGSLLLSSLQVAAMSRANIPESDRTDCVAVVDEFHTYLSEGNPTMADALAESRKYRVSYVLATQLLEQLDSHTLAAVLGNCGSTLAMTVGPRDAVILSELLGSGLTPDDLMRIPKYHGYMRLLVKGVPRTFSMTTLPPQPGRGRRREVIRRVSRQRYGQHPTTVDGDC; the protein is encoded by the coding sequence TTGCTGACTTCACCCACCGGCAACACGCGAGGCCCGCTGCACGCGGAGCCGCTGCTAAGGACTTTGCATCAGCAGTGCCGTGCTGGCGAACCCGCGGAACTTGTGTTGTTGAGCCGAGAAGGGACAGCGAACTTGGCGGCCGATCTCCCGAGGCATTCCTACCGGCTCATCGCCGACGAATTCCGCGACGCCTATCCCGGCATGGCCGTGAAGCCGGATCAACGCGAACCAACCGGCGACGGGATCGCCTGGTCGACTGAGCTGCACCTCAGGCCGGACATCATGTCGCTTCGGCTCCCGTCGGAGTTCACCGACATCGGTCGCGAGAGGTCTTGGACGGATCCATTGGCCGGAGTGTTCGCGTCTCTGCGAAGTGGTCGTTCGGGACGGATGGAGTGTGAGTCCCGGCTCTTAATCCGTCCGGCGAGAAAATCCCGCGTAAGAGAAGCCGAGCGAATCGCGATTCGAGCCGACCGGATGAAGTCCCTTCCTTTGAGGAGATTTTTCCTCCAAGCCTCCACGATTCGGATTGGAGCGGTTCGCTTGCTCGTCCGACTCCTGCATTGGCCGCAAGCTTTCGGCCCGTCCCGGGCCGACGATCTACCGGCGAAGTTCCGCGAGCCGCTGTTCGAATGCCGGTTGCGAATCACCGTCACCGCACCGCCCGATGCCGAGAAGGTCACCCGCCGCAAGCTGGCCGACATAACCGCGGCCTACGGCCGGTTCACCGACGCGGAGACCGCGTTCGTCTCGTCGCGGGTGAGGCAAGGCAATCAGCCGCAACGGGGGCGGGGATTTCTGCTGGGAGTGAGCGAGGTGGCCATACTGTGGCATCCGCTGACCGAATCGGCAGACGGAGTCTCCCGCGTCGAGCGGCCGGACTTTCGTGAGGTCGAGCCGGCGGTCAGTCTCGGCCAAAGCCGACCCTCGACCGACACGACCGTCCTCGGACGCGTCTTGTTCCGCGAACAGCGAAACCAATTCGGGATTAACATCGACGACTTCCGTCGTCACCTCATCGCGGTCGGTAAGACCGGTTGCGGCAAATCCACGTTTCTCCTCTCGGTCGTCCGGCAGCAGATGGAAGCCGGCCGCGGAGTCGTGCTGATCGACCCGCACGGTCAACTGGCCGAGGCCGTGCTCGATGTCGTCCCGCGAAGCCGGACGAACGATGTGGTCTATTTCGACGCATCGGATCGAAAGTACCCGGTGGGCTTCAACCCGCTGCTCGGTCCGAGCGGCACCGATCCGACTCTGGTCGCAGACGGCGTCCTGACCGCATTTAAGCAAGTCTTCGGCCTCAGGGAAGAGACCGCTCCGCGACTCCTGCACATCTTCCGCAATTGCCTGCTCGCGTTGGTCGGGACACCGGAGGCCTCACTCGATGCGGTCGGCCGTCTGCTGGTCGACAGCAACTTCCGCCGGTCGGTCACCGGTCGGGTCACCAACGAGGCCGTCCGGCAGTTCTGGTCGGGCGAGTTCGGCCGCTGGTCGGAACGTGACCGCACGCAGTACATCGCCAGCTTGCAGAATAAGTTGGGAGCCTTCACGACCAACGAACGGCTTCGGGCGATCCTGAACCCGGCGGGCGAGGGCATTAAACTCCGCGAGGTGATCGACGACTCGAAAATTCTGATCTGCAACCTGTCGAAGGGCACGGTCGGGCATGATGCTTCGACGCTGCTCGGCTCTCTGCTGCTGTCATCGCTGCAGGTCGCGGCCATGAGCCGGGCCAACATTCCCGAGTCGGATCGGACCGATTGCGTGGCCGTGGTCGACGAGTTCCACACGTATCTGTCGGAAGGCAACCCGACGATGGCTGATGCCCTGGCCGAATCCCGGAAGTACCGCGTCAGCTATGTGCTGGCGACGCAATTGCTCGAACAACTCGACTCCCACACGCTCGCCGCCGTGTTGGGCAATTGTGGATCGACGCTGGCGATGACGGTCGGACCGCGAGACGCCGTGATTCTGTCGGAACTTCTCGGCAGCGGACTGACGCCCGACGACCTGATGCGGATTCCAAAGTATCACGGATACATGCGGCTGTTGGTTAAGGGTGTCCCACGGACGTTCTCGATGACGACGCTACCGCCACAGCCGGGACGGGGTCGTCGACGTGAGGTTATTCGGCGGGTGTCGCGGCAGCGGTATGGTCAGCACCCGACGACAGTCGACGGAGATTGTTGA
- a CDS encoding N-6 DNA methylase, giving the protein MSQRSSVSRGQAFEDFLHAVVCSLGHPRMEEEYLDMIARHTDGPKGERGCDKLAEMFGQLVAIMDRTRQDVLGDLFQGAITYGERGQFMTPEPVCQMMARLNLPVEDTGLEGRRTVNDPCCGSGRMLTASAELQPHWHFIGQDIDLRCVRMTAINLALRNHYGHVVWGNTLAVEAKLIYETGRLQLWGNAIRKVGRLPVPDREAQLVDVTPPSNADRPEAAESVDGPQANSEPPSRQLRLF; this is encoded by the coding sequence GTGTCGCAGCGCTCCAGCGTCAGCCGCGGCCAGGCTTTCGAAGACTTCCTGCACGCGGTCGTGTGTTCCCTCGGGCATCCACGAATGGAGGAGGAGTACCTCGACATGATCGCCCGACACACGGACGGCCCCAAAGGAGAACGCGGCTGCGACAAGCTTGCCGAAATGTTCGGCCAACTCGTCGCCATCATGGACCGTACACGTCAGGACGTGCTGGGCGATCTGTTTCAGGGAGCGATCACCTATGGGGAACGTGGCCAGTTCATGACACCCGAGCCGGTCTGCCAGATGATGGCTCGGTTAAACCTGCCAGTCGAGGACACGGGGCTGGAGGGCCGGCGAACGGTCAACGATCCCTGTTGCGGTTCCGGCCGCATGCTGACGGCCTCGGCCGAGTTGCAGCCGCACTGGCACTTCATCGGGCAGGACATCGACCTCCGCTGCGTCCGCATGACCGCGATCAACCTCGCGCTGCGGAACCACTACGGACACGTCGTGTGGGGCAATACTCTCGCCGTCGAAGCCAAGCTAATCTACGAGACCGGTCGGCTGCAATTGTGGGGTAACGCCATCCGCAAAGTCGGACGTCTGCCCGTTCCCGATCGAGAAGCGCAGTTGGTCGATGTCACTCCTCCGTCGAATGCCGATCGGCCCGAGGCGGCCGAGTCCGTTGATGGTCCTCAAGCCAATTCCGAACCGCCGAGTCGCCAACTTCGCCTGTTCTAG
- a CDS encoding helix-turn-helix domain-containing protein, with protein sequence MTKKSRYTQNYERLLAALRAARHEAGLTQAEVGKKFGSHASFVSKIESGERRIDVVELAEFCRCYGVTLVEFLESAGIK encoded by the coding sequence ATGACGAAGAAGTCGCGGTACACTCAGAACTATGAGCGATTACTCGCCGCACTTCGGGCCGCCCGCCACGAAGCTGGACTCACGCAAGCGGAAGTCGGGAAGAAGTTCGGCTCACACGCGTCGTTCGTTTCCAAAATCGAGTCGGGGGAACGACGTATCGATGTCGTTGAATTGGCCGAATTCTGCCGCTGCTACGGCGTCACGCTGGTCGAGTTCTTGGAGTCAGCGGGTATCAAGTAG
- a CDS encoding type IV secretory system conjugative DNA transfer family protein, which produces MLSAHIPLRLGVDAESASERTVKPETLRTHLHMIGATGAGKTSAIMTLLRPLMLNPKPNQSCIFVIDPMGNLSRDLLKLIAHPRFSTEDLRRRLVYIEPAREDVVLPFNPLLHTSEANRYYQTMRAVDIVLRAWEAQSLAEQPRLFQWLYKSFCAAAMMGLPIATCRYLLHPGPPEHEAILSHIPGDIRYHWQEILKARGGEATRILESTRNRLDPFFESVNLRRMFGVMKSRFDCERFIRERRIVLLNLATLGRIPAFIAHTIGALALNELFETAARLTTTEGRHVVEPTYVVMDEFQNYVTPDIQEAIPTVRQMGLRMVLAHQSFSQLERNDIDLVQMIWQAQSRLMFKNSAVDADIVAEELAKWTFDPMTIKDRRTSVKQIITGYRREWFRNVSSTETTSDADMTQDSTSRGDSQSRTLNPNVIGYSNNTTGITSGTSGQSGQSQGRTSARSSGTSEGQSETNVPIHKTFRETSSLTFEGFDEFVVKWGQQIRKLKVGEAYYQEADTDEIRKIKLDHIDIPDSPEIAAAVERLKERNFDSDFFISAGEADREAEELRAKLLAGPQQNFRPDQATAADSEGESGSSDNSSMPFEL; this is translated from the coding sequence ATGCTATCCGCTCACATACCGCTCCGCTTGGGGGTTGACGCCGAATCCGCTAGCGAACGAACGGTCAAGCCGGAAACGCTGCGTACGCACCTGCACATGATCGGGGCGACCGGGGCCGGTAAGACCTCGGCGATCATGACGTTACTCCGGCCGCTGATGCTGAATCCGAAGCCGAATCAGTCCTGCATCTTCGTCATCGACCCGATGGGGAATCTGTCACGCGACCTATTGAAGCTGATCGCCCACCCGCGATTCAGCACGGAGGACCTTCGACGTCGACTCGTCTATATCGAACCGGCCCGCGAAGATGTCGTCCTCCCGTTTAATCCGCTGCTGCATACCTCCGAGGCCAACCGCTACTACCAGACCATGCGGGCGGTCGATATCGTGCTGCGGGCGTGGGAGGCGCAGAGTCTTGCCGAACAGCCGCGATTGTTTCAGTGGCTGTATAAGTCGTTCTGTGCCGCGGCCATGATGGGCCTGCCGATCGCGACGTGCCGCTATCTGCTTCATCCGGGACCGCCGGAGCACGAGGCCATTCTCTCCCACATTCCCGGCGACATCCGCTACCACTGGCAGGAGATTCTGAAAGCCCGCGGTGGTGAAGCCACCCGGATTCTTGAATCGACCCGCAACCGGCTCGACCCGTTCTTCGAGTCGGTCAATCTGCGGCGGATGTTCGGCGTCATGAAGAGCCGCTTCGACTGTGAACGATTTATCCGCGAACGGCGAATCGTGCTGTTGAATCTCGCCACGCTGGGTCGGATTCCCGCCTTCATCGCCCACACCATCGGAGCGCTCGCGCTCAACGAGTTATTCGAGACCGCGGCCAGGCTGACGACGACCGAGGGCCGCCACGTCGTCGAACCGACCTACGTGGTGATGGATGAGTTCCAGAACTACGTGACGCCCGATATTCAGGAGGCGATTCCGACCGTGCGTCAGATGGGGCTGCGGATGGTGCTCGCGCACCAATCGTTTTCTCAATTGGAACGAAACGATATCGACCTGGTCCAGATGATCTGGCAGGCACAGAGCCGCTTGATGTTCAAGAACAGTGCGGTCGATGCGGATATCGTCGCTGAGGAACTGGCGAAGTGGACGTTCGATCCGATGACGATCAAGGATCGCCGCACCAGCGTGAAGCAGATCATTACGGGCTATCGGCGCGAGTGGTTCCGAAACGTGTCGTCGACGGAGACGACGTCCGATGCTGACATGACTCAGGACTCGACCTCACGGGGCGATTCACAAAGCCGCACGCTGAATCCGAACGTGATCGGCTATTCCAACAACACCACCGGCATCACGAGCGGCACCAGCGGCCAGTCCGGGCAATCGCAGGGCCGAACCTCCGCGAGAAGTTCGGGCACAAGCGAGGGCCAAAGCGAAACCAACGTCCCCATCCACAAGACCTTCCGCGAGACGAGCAGCCTCACCTTCGAAGGATTCGATGAGTTCGTCGTTAAATGGGGCCAGCAAATCCGCAAGCTGAAAGTCGGTGAAGCCTACTACCAGGAAGCGGACACCGATGAGATTCGGAAGATAAAGCTCGATCACATCGACATCCCCGACTCGCCCGAGATCGCCGCCGCCGTCGAACGATTGAAGGAGAGGAACTTCGATTCCGACTTTTTCATCTCGGCCGGCGAAGCCGATCGAGAGGCCGAAGAATTGCGCGCGAAACTACTGGCCGGTCCGCAACAGAATTTCCGTCCCGATCAGGCCACGGCGGCCGACAGTGAGGGGGAGTCCGGATCGAGCGACAATTCGTCGATGCCGTTCGAGCTTTGA
- a CDS encoding replication-relaxation family protein — protein sequence MPKKFRTKIGPRDIEILEAIDRCPLTAAQLKWLSNTFEMPFRDEHNLRRRLRLLGASGLIRCWPYALVGDGRAPRYWKLTRDGYRLLYGEDAPLPRRRHFEEIGHGRHHHTHALTQLVVRLITAGQDHGIRMTHFARENSVRLETGSFTVYPDCGFRLETREGKSYCFHVELDNGSERVRTRQDVESIERKLRAYDAHQSQFSADDPDRYMVLFVTTRSEARLDHVFALANDVMRNRQRTVFLGCGLETLMRHDPYREAIFRDHRGLKRTILPLNQVASEKPTERMTAPASA from the coding sequence TTGCCAAAGAAATTCCGCACGAAGATCGGCCCCCGCGATATTGAAATACTGGAAGCGATCGACCGCTGCCCGTTAACCGCCGCTCAACTAAAATGGCTCAGCAATACGTTCGAAATGCCGTTTCGCGATGAGCATAATCTGCGTCGGCGTTTAAGACTTCTGGGCGCTTCCGGCTTAATCCGCTGTTGGCCTTACGCTTTGGTCGGTGACGGCCGCGCCCCGCGCTACTGGAAGCTCACCCGCGACGGCTATCGGTTGCTCTACGGCGAGGATGCCCCGCTTCCTCGACGAAGGCACTTCGAAGAGATCGGCCACGGCCGGCATCATCACACGCACGCACTCACCCAGCTCGTCGTGCGATTGATCACGGCCGGACAGGACCACGGAATTCGAATGACACACTTCGCCCGTGAGAACAGTGTCCGGCTGGAGACCGGGTCCTTTACCGTCTATCCCGACTGCGGATTCCGATTGGAGACACGAGAGGGCAAGTCCTATTGCTTTCACGTCGAACTCGATAACGGCTCCGAGCGGGTCCGCACCCGACAGGATGTCGAGTCGATCGAGCGGAAACTCCGAGCCTACGACGCCCATCAGTCGCAGTTCTCGGCGGACGATCCCGATCGCTACATGGTCCTGTTCGTGACGACGCGGAGTGAAGCCCGACTCGATCATGTGTTCGCACTGGCGAACGACGTGATGCGGAACCGCCAGCGGACCGTGTTTTTGGGATGCGGATTGGAAACGCTGATGCGGCATGATCCATACCGAGAAGCAATCTTCCGCGATCACCGCGGGCTAAAGCGAACGATCCTTCCGTTAAACCAAGTCGCTTCGGAAAAGCCGACGGAACGCATGACGGCTCCGGCTTCGGCGTGA